The sequence GCCAATTATATTGGCCGACTAGAGAGTGTGCAGCGCAAATTTGTTAACACTTTAAATTATAGGTTTAACAGAGGACGGCATTTCTTTAGTTatgatgataatttaaaattttataatagcaATCGTTGGAGGTCcgaagaagaaattttgatttaatatttatatacaaggcCGTAAACAACTTTATTGATTCTTCATCTGTtttagaaaaactcaattttaacatcAATCCTTACATCCTTCGTAAtagacaaacttttgtagtgtCCAGGTATTTTTCCAATTACTTATCGAATTCTCCAATTATTAGATGTACCCGTATGTATAACAGTTTGGAGTTAAACCATCCTaatattgacttattttttttgagctttGATGCCTTTAAACGACACCTAAGACGGCTTCCTGATTAAACTACATAAGTAATTCTTTCTAGATTATGatgtaattttaagaattaattctctgtagttgtaattattattatatagaactTGTTTACTAATTTGTATTTGTGATATAACGTGCTTTCTTATTATTGGACAGCTGTGTCTGTCTGTTAGAAAGCCTtaactgtaaataaataaataaataaataaatatatgaatcATTTGCCTATTAACAGACAATATTCTTAATTAGCTTAAAGGAAAGTTCATTTATATAATACATAGCAAAAATGATAGAGGTCCAAGAGTTATTCCTGTAGCACTCCttaatatattgaatataatattttgtttgctAGAATAATACGTTTTACCTTCTTTACTGAATTAgattatatgtattttgttgTTTAAGAATAATCGAGTAAGTCATAGCATTTCTTTCTCAAACCATTAtaatgagaaaataaatatatgatcCCGATTATGCAAAGCTGTTGAGAGATTAAAATACAAAGTCatcatattacatttttaaaatactaatatataaaatgtgtaTTATAAATGTACAGTGGCATATTGTGGTCCGGAACCAAATTCTTTGTCTTTGTTTGCGATTGTcgttttaaatagatttattaagaatttctagatatatagattattataacttaaaataatatttaatttattgaatttacttAGTATATAAATACTcttcatatattaataatattatgtacTGACAAATAACCGAAAggaaacatataaaaatatataggtccTTAAAATGAAGACCACTCaataatattactattaatagTTCAAAAAAGCATGATGTAagttgtgcataacttaaatggatacggcTTTCTACTTTTCATACTTTTAACCTATTTTGCATTATACGAAAAGCAAGCCGAACTCTAATTAAACTgagatattaattattgttgaggttttttgaaaaggtaaatataattatcaaaatCATATTCAGAATgctattttttaacttgtttcTTTTAATCAAATTCCTTTGGTTAAGGAAGAAGTCCATTTTAAAGTGGagttaatataaaattgaaatgaaGACATGAGTTGATAAAGGTGCTatgtccatttttttcaaaaaataacttatttgtATATTTGGTTATCTAAAGTCGTAATACAACCCCTGAATAACTCAAGAttcttaaattgttaataataaggattattttaattgataaagGTACTATGTCCTATGACTAAGTACCCTTTTTAATTAGATAAAGGTGCTATTTCCATATTTAAGGACATAGCACCTTTATCCACTAGAGAGTGGGAAAGTTTTATTTACATGGTAGGTGCCATGTgacattttaaggttatgtttgtTGTTTATCACATCGTTCAACATGGGTTCGAGAAGTAAAAGAATGTtagaattagtaaaaaacaagaaactatgtgttttaaataaaggtaagtccgaatagagaatttttttgtagatagaAACTGTATTTTGTACTTCCTTAGAGGTCAATACCAATGCGGTGATTTTGGAGCAGCCAAGCACTAGTGGGCTTCAAAAGAAGGTTAACTCTAAAGCAGGTAAgcatattaaaacattttttactacctTTATGAATTAATGAtctctttttaataacaatttaccCCCTCGATgcgattcaattttttatttaaaaaaatacatatataatatacattacTTGAgttattattacatacatacCTACCCAtgtacataaattaaatttttagactaTATGGATAATTGTACTGATGAAAGTGTTATATCAGGCAGCGAATATTCCCCTTCCAGTGAAGAAGATTCAGAAGAGGATTCTGATAACTCAAATATTTCTTATTCGACGAGTCTCATAAACAAATATCCGGATGTTGATAGAGTCAAACGTAAAATGTTTCCGgataaccaaaaaattaaaaaggtaaagctaaaaaatgttaagattaagaaataaaaatagaaattagaaataagtataaatttaataaataactaagatatttttaaggttcCGACAAGCAGCAGGGAAACCCCGGATAGGATTGACGTCATTGGCGAAGTGCAGGAGGAAATACCTCGGGAAATACGTATAGAAGACCATAACCAGCAATTCGATGTTACTGCCGATGAAATAAGTAAAAGAGAAATTGTTaaa comes from Anthonomus grandis grandis chromosome 4, icAntGran1.3, whole genome shotgun sequence and encodes:
- the LOC126735690 gene encoding uncharacterized protein LOC126735690, translated to MDNCTDESVISGSEYSPSSEEDSEEDSDNSNISYSTSLINKYPDVDRVKRKMFPDNQKIKKVPTSSRETPDRIDVIGEVQEEIPREIRIEDHNQQFDVTADEISKREIVKPVLKITKKRVRKPDNWKRNKAAKLRQQGKEYISQKTGKVMEAKTIKRDFLCKEKCRINCTEKFSIASREEILRKFYKLDTNSNILIFKSIKMQEVNRHRPRFT